caagattagcgacagatgcttaatagtgcaagactggaccaaatatgtgatgggggagagcagagaagtactagggggcagcaaacagatgcgctacccacgattaggagacaggttcatctgcatgctccaacttgatcaaggaggacagctatacatgttttatgttattttacataAGAGAGAGCAgctggagtgattagctagctagaactgagtttgaagatgatgatgtgctacactattactatgatgataaaatagctaatgttggtgataatgactatgatgattattattagctagtgttagtggtgattaaataaatattgttgatggtaatgactatgatgatgattaaatagcttgtgctggcggattagattcaagtggaggcaacatgtggtgcacatcgaaagtactactagtccaaacaagatcaagtttggattagtagtatacttttgacatgcaccacatattgcctccacttgaacataatccaccttcatttgacacactgttatggacataatgatgtaaacctcataactggtattgtaccaatatttgtacgatggcgcataaatacactacaaataaaaaaataaaaaaagaatactagtagcgatggagagaaaacacacTGCcactagttacattagcagtagcgtgtgaatgaacaaacgctgcagctatttgtcctagcagtagcgcgtgcgggcacgcgttactgctaagcaatagctttagcgccttattagtagcgcgcctacctgcGCTACTAGTGagaacaaaaccagcgctactgctagggttttccctagtagtgtggggcACGACGAGCTCGCGGGGCTCTACCGTTGCCTGTTTGCGCGCTTCGACCGGGACGGCGACTGCGCGGTGGACCGCGAGGAGTTCCGGGCCGAGATGAAGGAGGTCATGCTCGCCGTGGCCAACGAGCTCGGGTTCCTGCCAGTGCAGATGGTCGTCGAGGAAGGGAGCTTTCTCAAGGTGGCTGTCGACAGGGAGCTGGACGGAGCTGCCTGACCAATTTCCTATGTTTTTGTGCTTGTACAAGTGTATGTTTTTGCGCTTATACATCATTAAGTGAGTAAAATGTGCATTTGGAGCATATCTGGCCCTTCTTTTAACTTTAacacttagagcatctctagccaatccttttagttcaaattttttttCGAGGGATGACCCCCCGCCTCTGCACAAAGACGATGCATATAACCATTTTATTAGTTATTCGTCGAGACATCACAAAGAAATACATCAATAAGTTTGAAGCCACCTTCTTTGACAACAACAGTCGCTAAACCTATCAAGTGATGAATGGGGTGCACATGATCAGGGCCGCCTCCATTGACCTTATACCAACGCCGAACATCAAAACCGGAGGCCTCAACCAAGATTTCCAACAACGGGTCGAGGGTACAAACCGGTTCAGCGTACTCTCAGTGGGCACCGATGCGCACGCCCAGAGGCAGCCGCCACCCTCTTCCGCCGATCCCTCTTCAGAACTGGTAACAACGTATTACCTTGCCACGCCTGTCGTCGGGGCCGCCACGATGCCAAATAGCACCACCTCTCTAGGTGTGTCGATCATCTTGCATCCATTGCTAAGACCCTGTCATGCCATGCCGCCGAGACTCAATGTCATCGATGTGTCACAAGCAACCCGCTCCACCGTTGAGACCGTCCATAGGTCCCTGAGCCGATGAACACCTCCAATAGTGACGCCCCCAAGGAGGAACGACACATGAGCGCCACCATCATCTGATCAACTCATCAAGGTTTTCCCTCAGAGGTAGCGCAAGGAAGTAGGAGCTTCAACTCGATGATGCCTTCAAGAGGGGAATGGCGCCAAGAGAGTTGCCATCACCGGCTCCGGCCATCGGCCAAAGACAAGATCTTTACCCGGATCTGCCTAACGACATTCCCACTGACATCCTGTGCACCAGCAGGATCACCTTCAAAGTCCCACCGACATGCTGCAATATTTAGTTTAATATGCCTCCTTAAACCTAACTTGTAAAAATTTAATCATTTTAATTGTGGCTGGATCTAATGGAAGCTTCAAATTTAACGCCTCAAACAAACTAACGCCATATGCAAAGATATGAGTGGCgacgggcgtggcgacgggcgagaGCCGCCAACAGCGCCAATCCTGCCggagcctccgccgccgccctcgtcggGTGATGGGTTGGGCTTGAGTGGACGATGGAGGGGGGTCTACTCCGCCGCCGATCTGCCCGGCTGCCTCATCCCGGGGTGagtcgcctccgcctccgccgctttTGCGGCTGTCACCGGAGCCACCGCGCCCTCCGGATGAGATCCGGCCTGCGCTCGTGGTGGATCCCATCCCGCCGCTCGATCTgtccccttctccggtttctcgtcGAGATTCCTCAATGGAGGATCGGGATCGGGGATTCAAAAATCCTACGAAATGGAAAGTCCGTTTTCAAGATGATCGTGAGGTGGGGCGATGGATCAATGCCTGATCTATTCGCACCCGTCTTGCTGGATGACGATCCGAGATGAAGAAGGAGATATTTTGGCCGGACGACATCTTTCCGTGGACGAAGAGCTTCATATCGGTATGTGCTTATTGATTGATATTTTCAATATCGAGGTTCTTGAGTGTGTGCAGGTGCCATCGGAGGGTGAAGAACAAGATGTCATTGTTGATCTCACGGAGGATGTCGACGGATCAAAGCCGACGCAAAGGTTTGGGGGACGTTTTCTGGATTCTTGCTGATGAGGATGAAGACGAGGTTGATCTGCCGGGAACATCGGCCCGGCCGTCACCTTCGCTTGGCTTGGTTAGTTCtatctgaaagtgctagtatcgactagagggggggggggtgaataggagatttttatggaagtcttcaaaacttggaagtttcgaagacaaacaccagaaacaacctaattgatatgcagcggaagataaactaacataaacaagccatagtcaagtatgtaatgatATGAGAGTACATGACTAATAGCAGTTAGgcagtaaggatcaagatggaagatagtatgaagccaatcaacaatagtagtcaagcaatgaagtcaaacagatgaacagataagcaatgacttcatgaagacaaacttaagtaaggttggaagggatagaacgagttgcttgttgaagacacaagatttgttggaccagttctagttgctgtggcaactgtacgtctggttagggatgctgagatttaactcagaagaccgtgtcttcaccttattccccttgagctaaggacacccagtcctcgcccaatcactctggtaagtcttcaagggagacttccaaaccttcacagacttcgttcactgacaatccacaatgactcttggatgctcagaacgcgacgcctaatcggctggaggattcacagtcctcaagtgtaataagtcttcaggtcacacagacagaaatactttagtgatgcctaacactctttggctctgggtgtttgggctttgtcctcgcaaggatttatctctctcaaatgcttcgaggtgggttgctctcaaacgacaaaagccgtgcacaaactctgagcagccacaaatttatggtgtagggggtgggctatttatagccactaggaaacccgaccttatttgtccaaaatgaccctgggtcactaaggaactgacacgtgttccaacggtcagatttcaaacacacgcggcaactttacttgggctacaagcaaagctgactcatccagctctggataagatttgctctcattgtcttcgctcgaagacataggattttggttgagcatcacttcagtcactctgacttagttcacttggaccccacttaacagtacggtggttcctatgactcaacaaagaagaaaagaaacaacgaaaacacacagtcttcgcgctccaaagtcttcacacaa
Above is a window of Triticum dicoccoides isolate Atlit2015 ecotype Zavitan chromosome 5B, WEW_v2.0, whole genome shotgun sequence DNA encoding:
- the LOC119306884 gene encoding uncharacterized protein LOC119306884, with amino-acid sequence MSVEILDGKTMQSFVEDEGAFNASVDGRFAALDGNHDGVLSYPEMAGELMSLRVLEKHFGVDEAGAMDDELAGLYRCLFARFDRDGDCAVDREEFRAEMKEVMLAVANELGFLPVQMVVEEGSFLKVAVDRELDGAA